In Allocoprobacillus halotolerans, a genomic segment contains:
- a CDS encoding putative ABC transporter permease, whose product MESFIYDQLGIFFVYSFIGWLLGTILAAYRRHKFIDVGFLYGPYCPSYGICGVLFTIFLHELKGQWFFLFLGGAIIAFVVVYLTGFILQQIFHYKWWDYSHKRFQFGSYVHMPYTILWGLMAVICIEFVEPILLSALHLIPISIREILLIIGVVVMIIDVLGTLTGILSTRSRVKKGLVKEVSENMQKTADRWGMKISEWTLKHFVSAYPHLDKKKFLIPPQKDQIFAKGCSFYKLVWLFFIGAFLGDIVETIFCYMTTGIIMSRSSVVYGPFSVVWGLGCAVLTLLLYQYRNKSDRFIFMFGTLVGGAYEYACSVFTEIVFGTVFWDYSHLPFNLGGRINLLFCFFWGIVAVVWIKMIYPVLSSWIEKITYRKGVIITWCFLVFMTLNMIVSGLALTRYSQRQNGIVAQNVVERYIDEKFPNERMERIYPNAKFQVKER is encoded by the coding sequence TTTTTGTTTATTCTTTTATAGGATGGTTATTAGGAACAATACTAGCGGCTTATCGTCGTCATAAATTTATTGATGTTGGTTTTTTATATGGACCTTATTGTCCGTCTTATGGAATTTGTGGAGTTTTGTTTACGATATTCTTACATGAACTCAAAGGACAATGGTTTTTTCTATTTTTAGGTGGAGCGATTATTGCTTTTGTCGTTGTTTATTTGACTGGTTTTATTTTACAACAGATTTTTCATTATAAATGGTGGGATTATTCACATAAAAGATTTCAGTTTGGAAGTTATGTTCATATGCCTTATACAATTCTTTGGGGGTTGATGGCTGTTATCTGTATTGAATTTGTTGAACCTATTTTATTAAGTGCTTTGCACCTCATACCTATATCAATAAGAGAAATCTTATTGATTATAGGGGTTGTTGTTATGATTATTGATGTTTTAGGAACATTAACAGGGATATTAAGTACACGTTCGCGTGTCAAGAAGGGGCTTGTTAAAGAAGTTTCTGAAAACATGCAAAAAACAGCAGATCGTTGGGGTATGAAAATATCAGAATGGACATTAAAACATTTTGTATCAGCTTATCCACATTTAGATAAAAAGAAATTCTTAATACCCCCTCAAAAAGATCAAATCTTTGCGAAAGGATGCTCTTTTTATAAACTTGTCTGGTTATTTTTTATAGGAGCTTTTCTTGGTGATATTGTGGAAACTATTTTCTGTTATATGACAACTGGGATTATCATGAGTCGTAGTAGTGTTGTTTATGGACCTTTTTCAGTTGTTTGGGGGCTAGGCTGTGCTGTATTGACTTTGCTTTTATATCAATATCGAAATAAAAGTGATCGCTTTATCTTTATGTTTGGAACACTTGTTGGTGGAGCTTATGAATATGCTTGTAGTGTTTTTACAGAAATTGTTTTTGGAACAGTTTTTTGGGATTATAGCCATTTGCCTTTTAATTTAGGAGGACGTATTAATTTATTATTCTGTTTTTTCTGGGGAATTGTCGCAGTTGTATGGATTAAGATGATTTATCCAGTTCTTTCTTCATGGATAGAAAAAATAACATATCGTAAAGGCGTAATCATCACATGGTGTTTTCTTGTTTTTATGACTTTAAATATGATTGTGTCAGGATTGGCTTTGACACGTTATTCACAAAGACAAAATGGGATTGTAGCCCAAAATGTTGTGGAAAGATATATTGATGAAAAATTTCCTAATGAACGAATGGAACGTATTTATCCTAATGCGAAATTTCAAGTCAAAGAACGTTAA
- a CDS encoding HAD family hydrolase, producing MEKKLIFLDVDGTLTLPDGNASSKVQEAIRQVQKNGHEVFLCTGRSYAGTRPLLPIGFDGIICSAGGYIEVHGQKIFETSLLDEDIQKAREVFDQHHVLYNLETNYMTFQDETMNYEFVKHRLKEGENLNSELQRLLNEQKEHFNIHPLKEYDENPIPVQKICFMCETEDQLVEPKRVLSDKFHFVIHEIFSQDVINGEIILKETDKGTAVQKVCEYLNIPIENTIAFGDSMNDCAMIQACGRGVVMSNGSEELKQYGDAICESVQEDGIYHELHRLGLF from the coding sequence GTGGAAAAGAAATTAATATTTTTAGATGTGGATGGTACATTGACATTGCCTGATGGCAATGCTTCTTCTAAAGTTCAGGAAGCTATTAGACAAGTTCAAAAAAATGGACATGAGGTTTTTTTGTGTACTGGAAGAAGTTATGCAGGGACAAGACCTTTATTACCAATTGGTTTTGATGGCATTATTTGTAGTGCTGGTGGATATATTGAAGTTCATGGACAAAAGATTTTTGAAACATCTCTTTTAGATGAAGATATTCAAAAAGCAAGAGAAGTGTTTGATCAACATCATGTTTTATATAATTTAGAAACAAATTATATGACTTTTCAAGATGAAACAATGAATTATGAATTTGTAAAACATCGCTTAAAAGAAGGTGAAAATTTAAATTCAGAATTACAGCGTTTATTAAATGAACAAAAAGAACATTTCAATATTCATCCTTTAAAAGAATATGATGAAAATCCAATTCCTGTTCAAAAAATATGTTTTATGTGTGAAACAGAAGACCAGTTAGTAGAACCAAAACGAGTTTTATCTGATAAATTTCATTTTGTGATTCATGAAATCTTTTCGCAAGATGTAATTAATGGTGAAATTATTTTAAAAGAAACAGATAAAGGAACTGCAGTACAAAAAGTTTGTGAATATTTAAATATACCTATTGAAAACACTATCGCTTTTGGAGATAGCATGAATGATTGTGCGATGATTCAAGCTTGTGGTCGAGGTGTTGTCATGAGTAATGGTTCTGAAGAATTAAAACAGTATGGTGATGCCATTTGTGAAAGTGTTCAAGAAGATGGCATTTATCATGAATTGCATCGTTTAGGTTTATTTTAA
- a CDS encoding PLP-dependent aminotransferase family protein, which translates to MLTYSFEHEDKPMYEYLYECIKNDIIHQKIQPHEKLPSKRAFAKNQNVSLITVENAYHQLLLEGYIYAKERKGYFVSELHYPHYISHHTPNFSSIPQQNYRIDLKSNTVASSQFPFSTWSKITRQILSSQSQELLSRSPNQGCDSLRRAICLHLYAFCGMNVLPEQIIIGAGSEYLYNLVIQLLGHDKIYALENPGHQSISKVYHINHVTYHPIPLDSQGIDMKNLYVSQAQIVHISPQHHFPTGITMPIQRRLELLKWAQNDHYIIEDDYDSEFRMRGKPLSPLFQIDQNERVIYMNTFSKTLAPSFRISYMILPAHLVEIFQQKLGFYACSVSLLEQVILAKFIEDHHFEKHINRMRNYYKSIRDAFLSQLSQSPVFSKIQITEENAGLHFLLHYSLADSDQTILKKPKR; encoded by the coding sequence ATGCTAACATATTCTTTCGAGCATGAAGATAAACCTATGTATGAATATTTATATGAATGTATTAAAAACGATATTATCCATCAAAAAATTCAACCTCATGAAAAACTTCCATCAAAAAGAGCTTTTGCGAAAAATCAAAATGTCAGTTTAATTACCGTTGAAAATGCATACCATCAATTGCTATTGGAAGGTTATATCTATGCCAAAGAAAGAAAAGGTTATTTTGTCAGTGAGTTACATTATCCCCATTATATTTCTCATCATACGCCTAACTTTTCATCAATTCCCCAACAAAACTATCGTATAGATTTAAAATCCAATACCGTTGCTTCATCACAATTTCCTTTTTCAACATGGTCTAAAATAACACGACAAATCCTATCTTCACAATCACAGGAACTTTTATCACGTTCCCCCAATCAAGGCTGTGATAGTCTTAGACGTGCCATCTGCTTACATCTTTATGCTTTTTGTGGGATGAATGTTTTACCTGAACAAATCATTATTGGAGCAGGAAGTGAATATTTATACAATCTTGTAATTCAATTATTAGGTCATGACAAGATTTATGCTTTAGAAAATCCAGGACATCAAAGTATTTCAAAAGTTTATCACATTAACCATGTGACTTATCATCCCATTCCTTTAGACTCACAAGGCATCGATATGAAAAATCTTTATGTCAGCCAAGCCCAAATTGTTCATATTTCCCCACAACATCATTTTCCTACTGGAATCACAATGCCTATCCAAAGACGCTTAGAACTATTAAAATGGGCACAAAACGATCATTATATCATTGAAGATGATTATGATAGTGAATTTCGTATGCGAGGAAAACCTTTATCTCCTTTATTTCAAATTGATCAAAATGAACGTGTCATCTATATGAACACTTTTTCTAAAACATTAGCTCCATCATTTCGTATCAGCTATATGATTTTACCTGCTCATCTTGTAGAAATATTCCAACAAAAATTAGGTTTCTATGCCTGCAGTGTATCGCTTCTAGAACAAGTCATTCTTGCTAAATTTATTGAAGACCATCATTTTGAAAAACATATCAACCGTATGCGTAACTACTACAAATCTATTCGTGATGCTTTTTTATCACAACTTTCACAAAGTCCTGTTTTTTCAAAAATACAAATTACAGAAGAAAATGCTGGTCTTCATTTCTTATTACATTACTCACTTGCTGATAGTGATCAGACAATATTAAAAAAGCCCAAGAGATAG
- a CDS encoding ECF transporter S component codes for MNTKILKIVVVGLMAALCYISFMFLQIKIPTPAGFTSFHLGNTFCVLAALLLGGLPGGIAGAIGMGIADLLDSAYVLVAPKTMILKLGIGIITGIVAHRIFHIQKKQGAALWKAVLVSTIAGMLFNVIGEPIFLIFIQLLF; via the coding sequence ATGAATACAAAGATATTAAAAATTGTTGTAGTGGGGTTAATGGCAGCATTGTGCTATATTTCTTTTATGTTTTTACAAATTAAGATTCCAACGCCTGCAGGATTTACGTCTTTTCATTTAGGTAATACATTTTGTGTTTTAGCAGCTTTATTATTAGGTGGATTGCCTGGAGGTATCGCAGGAGCGATTGGTATGGGAATTGCAGACTTGTTGGATTCAGCCTATGTGCTTGTTGCACCCAAAACAATGATTCTCAAACTAGGTATTGGAATCATTACTGGTATTGTAGCGCATCGTATTTTCCATATTCAAAAAAAGCAAGGAGCAGCTTTATGGAAAGCAGTCCTTGTATCTACAATAGCTGGAATGTTGTTTAATGTGATTGGAGAACCAATTTTTCTTATTTTTATACAGCTTTTATTTTAG